In a genomic window of Dehalococcoidia bacterium:
- a CDS encoding RluA family pseudouridine synthase: MEKALLLKAGSADVRLDLFIVQQLPELSRSFIQKLIEDGHVTLNRKPARPGLKLKKGDEVCITIPPPEPSELLAEDIPLSIIYEDDDLLVVDKPAGMTTHPAPGNPAHTLVNAVLSHLPDLPESDNPARPGIVHRLDKDTSGLILIAKTRGALANLSAQFKSREVKKAYVALVKGKVTPQKGIIDAPIGRDRAHRQKMAITDSGRPARTAYTALKVYDGYTLVEARPETGRTHQIRVHFASVGHPIVGDATYGSKSDLVVRQFLHAQRLSFKLPSTGKSVEFTSPLPPDLKSALDRLG; this comes from the coding sequence ATGGAAAAAGCGCTTCTGCTGAAAGCCGGTAGCGCGGACGTCCGCCTCGACCTCTTCATAGTTCAGCAATTGCCGGAGCTATCCCGCAGCTTCATCCAGAAGCTCATCGAAGATGGCCACGTCACGCTCAACCGAAAACCCGCCAGGCCCGGCCTCAAGCTGAAAAAAGGGGATGAAGTCTGCATCACTATTCCGCCCCCCGAACCCAGTGAACTGCTGGCTGAGGACATACCTCTCAGCATCATTTACGAGGATGACGACCTGCTGGTGGTGGACAAGCCTGCCGGCATGACGACTCACCCCGCCCCCGGCAATCCCGCTCACACACTGGTCAACGCCGTGCTGTCCCATCTGCCTGACCTCCCCGAGAGCGACAACCCCGCTCGCCCCGGCATAGTGCACCGCCTGGACAAGGACACCTCAGGGCTTATCCTGATAGCCAAGACTCGCGGCGCTCTGGCAAACCTCTCGGCTCAGTTCAAGTCGCGTGAGGTCAAGAAGGCCTACGTCGCTCTGGTAAAAGGGAAAGTCACCCCTCAAAAAGGTATTATTGACGCCCCCATCGGGCGCGACCGCGCCCACCGCCAGAAGATGGCCATAACAGACTCAGGCCGCCCGGCGCGCACGGCCTACACCGCGCTCAAGGTTTACGACGGCTATACGCTGGTGGAAGCCAGGCCGGAGACAGGCCGAACGCATCAAATACGGGTGCATTTCGCCTCGGTGGGGCACCCCATCGTAGGGGATGCCACCTACGGGTCGAAGTCGGATTTGGTGGTACGCCAGTTCCTGCATGCGCAGCGCCTGAGCTTCAAGCTGCCGTCCACGGGCAAGAGTGTGGAGTTCACCTCGCCTTTGCCGCCGGACCTGAAATCTGCGCTGGACAGGCTGGGATAG